A window of the Brachyhypopomus gauderio isolate BG-103 chromosome 14, BGAUD_0.2, whole genome shotgun sequence genome harbors these coding sequences:
- the LOC143475441 gene encoding ubiquitin carboxyl-terminal hydrolase 37-like: MDVTSSTSSSEGHNSTPPAPTSSPVISFHNTLSAHPAHSWPSAPRSVADQVETAASVQTEACVQTQNVLQPHIPEMKPESGQGEGEGHAPTVSTVRDTDIQQLGFPNIGNTCYMNATLQCLLSLSSFWRPIRAQCFSWTDPFSCQMLRCFADLQQARLTTRSSTEKMQLLGARAGRFLQYIFSPAGLHVRC; this comes from the exons ATGGACGTCACCTCATCCACCTCTTCGTCTGAGGGACACAACTCAACACCCCCTGCTCCTACCTCTTCTCCTGTGATTAGTTTCCACAATACCTTATCTGCTCATCCTGCTCATTCCTGGCCCTCAGCTCCCAG ATCGGTGGCAGATCAGGTGGAGACAGCAGCTAGTGTGCAGACAGAAGCTTGTGTGCAGACTCAAAATGTGTTGCAACCACACATCCCTGAAATGAAGCCTGAGAGTGGCCAGGGTGAGGGCGAAGGCCACGCCCCCACTGTTTCAACTGTCAGAGACACCGACATTCAACAGCTCGG ATTTCCCAACATTGGGAATACGTGCTACATGAATGCCACTCTGCAGTGCCTACTGAGTCTCTCCTCCTTCTGGAGACCCATCAGAGCTCAGTGCTTCAGCTGGACGGATCCATTCAGCTGCCAGATGCTGAG ATGTTTCGCAGATCTGCAGCAGGCCAGGCTCACCACTCGAAGCTCTACAGAGAAGATGCAGCTCCTGGGGGCCCGTGCTGGGCGATTCCTacaatatatatt TTCCCCTGCCGGCCTGCACGTTCGCTGCTGA
- the LOC143475409 gene encoding ubiquitin carboxyl-terminal hydrolase 37-like, protein MKPESGQGEGEGHATTVSTVRDTDIQQLGFPNIGNTCYMNATLQCLLSLSSFWRPIRAQCFSWTDPFSCQMLRCFADLQQARLTTQSSTEKMQLLGALNACVSVWCPEFGEDYEQDAHEFLLLCFRLLKEEGEILTDSFSHVCPVASFEFYIKTMRTCSSCGLQNTRMEDFNHLSVDLSSTLTDSLHSYFKPTVLEYYCECGQGSEAHEEIEFFSLPQVLILHVKRFNMLGQKLRDRMDIPAELDLSVLPGASALMQQLSGPACTLDKPQESPENVQKNSLPEQEVNESREGLVGNRQHFRPLECFSTYRLNAVVSHLGVRMDSGHYISHVAEEGESWLSFNDSKVTRKNEAAILKSAATTAYLLFYVQSVAGERNVAPWKEDLGEAAVSP, encoded by the exons ATGAAGCCTGAGAGTGGCCAGGGTGAGGGCGAAGGCCACGCCACCACTGTTTCAACTGTCAGAGACACCGACATTCAACAGCTCGG ATTTCCCAACATTGGGAATACGTGCTACATGAATGCCACTCTGCAGTGCCTACTGAGTCTCTCCTCCTTCTGGAGACCCATCAGAGCTCAGTGCTTCAGCTGGACGGATCCATTCAGCTGCCAGATGCTGAG ATGTTTCGCAGATCTGCAGCAGGCCAGGCTCACCACTCAAAGCTCTACAGAGAAGATGCAGCTCCTGGGGGCCCTGAATGCCTGTGTTTCAGTCTGGTGCCCTGAGTTTGGAGAAGACTATgaacag gatgcCCATGAGTTCCTGTTGCTGTGTTTTCGGCtgctgaaggaggagggagagatacTCACGGACTCCTTCTCTCACGTCTGCCCTGTAGCTAGCTTTGAGTTTTATATCAAGACCATgcgcacctgcagcag CTGTGGACTGCAGAACACCAGAATGGAGGACTTCAATCACCTCTCTGTTGACCTGAGCTCTACCTTGACGGACAGTCTACACAGTTACTTCAAG CCAACAGTTTTGGAGTATTACTGTGAATGTGGTCAAGGCAGCGAGGCACATGAAGAGATTGAGTTCTTCTCACTGCCACA AGTTCTGATCCTACACGTGAAGAGGTTTAACATGCTGGGCCAAAAGCTAAGAGACCGGATGGACATCCCAGCAGAGCTGGACCTCTCTGTCCTTCCTGGGGCGTCTGCACTCATGCAGCAGTTAAG TGGACCAGCTTGCACCCTGGACAAACCTCAGGAAAGTCCGGAAAACGTGCAGAAAAACTCTCTTCCAGAGCAAG AAGTAAATGAGAGCAGAGAAGGACTGGTAGGGAACAGACAGCACTTCAGACcactg GAATGTTTCTCCACATACAGGCTCAACGCTGTGGTGTCTCATTTGGGTGTCCGCATGGACAGTG GGCACTACATCAGCCACGTAGCTGAGGAAGGAGAGAGCTGGCTGTCATTCAATGATTCGAAAGTCACAAGAAAGAATGAGGCAGCCATCCTTAAGAGCGCGGCAACAACAGCCTACTTGCTCTTCTACGTGCAAAG TGTGGCTGGAGAGAGGAACGTGGCCCCATGGAAGGAGGACCTGGGAGAGGCAGCAGTGTCCCCCTAA
- the LOC143474946 gene encoding E3 ubiquitin-protein ligase TRIM39-like, with protein sequence MASSSSVLFEDQLQCSICLDVFTDPVSTPCGHNFCMVCLRTCWDNSSLCQCPVCKEKFHQRPELRVNTFISALAAQFKKSVQIEPTSSPTTVISEVLCDICCGLRGVAIKSCLICKASYCETHLEPHHRVSSFKSHHLMNPVENLANYICQKHEKPLELFCRDDQTCVCQFCTEGDHRTHTTVPIETESEQRKIKLRMTNMEVQQMIQNRLKKIEEIRESVEDSKKNTEKEKADSMEVFSSLLRCIERSRAELLQVLEEKQKAAERQAEEFIKDLEQEITELKRRDTELDHLSHTEDHIHLLQMYPSRSSPPHTRDWTNITINTHLSVETLKRALTQLQESLNMEMEELAKIELKRIQQCAVDVTLDPDTAHPDLILSADGKQVRYGDTQQNLPDNPARFECSPCVLGKEGFSSGRFYYEVQVKGKVKWALGLAGETSPRKGMIICSPEEGYWSICKKKNNEYEALDSPSESLSLKQTPSKVGVFVDYEEGLVSFYDVEARAHIYSFTGQSFTGRLYPYLSPCASVGKTSAPLCIITVEP encoded by the exons ATGGCTTCCTCCAGCAGTGTCCTGTTTGAAGATCAACTCCAGTGCTCCATCTgtctggatgtgttcactgatcCAGTCTCTACTCCATGTGGACACAACTTCTGCATGGTCTGTCTCAGAACGTGCTGGGACAATAGTTCACTCTGCCAGTGTCCAGTTTGTAAAGAGAAATTCCATCAAAGGCCTGAGCTGCGTGTGAACACTTTCATCTCTGCACTGGCTGCTCAGTTCAAGAAGTCAGTTCAGATTGAACCCACTAGCAGCCCAACGACTGTCATatctgaggttctgtgtgaCATCTGCTGTGGGTTGAGAGGTGTGGCTATAAAGTCTTGTCTGATCTGTAAGGCCTCTTACTGTGAGACTCACCTGGAACCTCATCACAGAGTTTcttcttttaagagccaccatCTGATGAACCCTGTGGAGAACCTGGCGAACTACATCTGccagaaacatgagaaacctCTGGAGCTATTCTGTAGAGATgaccagacgtgtgtgtgtcagttctgcacTGAGGGAGACCACAGAACTCACACCACTGTTCCCATAGAAACTGAGAGTGAACAGAGGAAG ATTAAACTGAGAATGACAAATATGGAAGTTCAGCAGATGATCCAGAACCGACTGAAGAAGATTGAGGAAATCAGAGAGTCTGTGGAAGACAGTAAA aaaaacacagagaaggagaaagcAGACAGCATGGAGGTCTTCAGTTCTCTGCTGCGCTGCATTGAGAGAAGTCGGGCTGAGCTGCTTCAGGTGCTGGAGGAGAAGCAGAAAGCAGCAGAGAGGCAGGCAGAAGAGTTCATTAAAGACCTGGAGCAGGAGATCACTGAACTAAAGAGGAGAGACACTGAGCTGGACCATCTCTCCCACACTGAGGACCACATCCACCTCCTACAG ATGTACCCGTCCCGGAGTAGCCCTCCACACACCAGGGACTGGACCAACATCACCATTAACACTCATCTGAGTGTGGAGACTCTCAAGAGAGCCCTGACACAGCTTCAGGAATCACTTAATATGGAAATGGAGGAACTTGCTAAGATTG AGCTGAAGAGAATTCaacagtgtgcag TGGATGTGACTCTGGACCCTGATACAGCTCATCCTGATCTCATTCTGTCTGCTGATGGGAAACAAGTGAGATATGGAGACACACAACAGAATCTCCCTGACAACCCAGCGAGATTTGAATGTAGTCCCTGTGTGTTGGGAAAGGAGGGTTTCTCCTCAGGGAGATTTTACTATGAGGTGCAGGTCAAAGGGAAAGTTAAGTGGGCCTTGGGCCTGGCTGGAGAAACCAGTCCTAGAAAGGGAATGATTATTTGCAGCCCTGAGGAGGGATACTGGAGTATTTGTAAGAAGAAGAACAATGAATATGAAGCTCTGGACTCTCCCTCCGAGTCCCTCTCCTTGAAACAGACTCCCAGTAAGGTTGGAGTGTTTGTGGATTATGAGGAGGGTCTGGTCTCTTTCTATGATGTTGAGGCCCGGGCTCATATCTACTCTTTCACTGGTCAGTCTTTCACTGGGAGACTCTACCCGTACCTGAGCCCCTGTGCCAGTGTAGGTAAAACCTCAGCCCCACTGTGCATCATCACTGTGGAACCTTAG
- the LOC143475410 gene encoding ubiquitin carboxyl-terminal hydrolase 37-like, whose product MKPESGQGEGEGHAPTVSTVRDTDIQQLGFPNIGNTCYMNATLQCLLSLSSFWRPIRAQCFSWTDPFSCQMLRCFADLQQAELTTQSSTEKMQLLGALNACVSVWCPEFGEDYEQDAHEFLLLCFRLLKEEGEILTDSFSHVCPVASFEFYIKTLRTCSSCGLQNTRMEDFNHLSVDLSSTLMVQNDHGRNNM is encoded by the exons ATGAAGCCTGAGAGTGGCCAGGGTGAGGGCGAAGGCCACGCCCCCACTGTTTCAACTGTCAGAGACACCGACATTCAACAGCTCGG ATTTCCCAACATTGGGAATACGTGCTACATGAATGCCACTCTGCAGTGCCTACTGAGTCTCTCCTCCTTCTGGAGACCCATCAGAGCTCAGTGCTTCAGCTGGACGGATCCATTCAGCTGCCAGATGCTGAG ATGTTTCGCAGATCTGCAGCAGGCCGAGCTCACCACTCAAAGCTCTACAGAGAAGATGCAGCTCCTGGGGGCCCTGAATGCCTGTGTTTCAGTCTGGTGCCCTGAGTTTGGAGAAGACTATgaacag gatgcCCATGAGTTCCTGTTGCTGTGTTTTCGGCtgctgaaggaggagggagagatacTCACGGACTCCTTCTCTCACGTCTGCCCTGTAGCTAGCTTTGAGTTTTATATCAAGACCCTgcgcacctgcagcag CTGTGGACTGCAGAACACCAGAATGGAGGACTTCAATCACCTCTCTGTTGACCTGAGCTCTACCTTGATGGTTCAGAATGATCATGGTAGGAATAATATGTAA